From Coffea arabica cultivar ET-39 chromosome 10e, Coffea Arabica ET-39 HiFi, whole genome shotgun sequence, one genomic window encodes:
- the LOC113711094 gene encoding cyclin-B2-2-like, giving the protein MEEIPCIIAEVIPAIVTEIETRKNDKISSCVPSNYMAQQFDINERMRGILIGWLIEVHYKFELMDETLYLTVNLIDRFLITVSVVRKKLQLVGVTTMLLACKYEEVSVPVVEDLILISDRAYSRNDVLEIESLMINTLQFNLSVPTPYVFMRRFLKAAQSNKKLELLSFFIVESCLVEYEMLRFPPSLLAAAAIFTAQCSVNGFKKWTKTCERHTNYTEDQLL; this is encoded by the exons ATGGAGGAAATCCCATGCATAATTGCAGAAGTAATTCCGGCCATTGTCACCGAAATTGAGACAAGGAAAAACGATAAA ATATCTAGCTGTGTCCCATCGAACTACATGGCACAACAATTTGACATCAATGAGAGGATGAGGGGCATTCTTATTGGCTGGCTGATAGAg GTGCATTACAAGTTTGAACTGATGGATGAGACCTTGTATTTAACTGTCAATCTAATAGATAGGTTCTTAATAACAGTCTCTGTGGTGCGCAAGAAACTTCAACTTGTTGGAGTGACAACAATGCTTCTGGCTTGTAAGTATGAAGAAGTTTCTGTTCCTGTCGTTGAAGACCTCATATTGATTTCTGACAGGGCTTACTCTAGAAATGACGTGCTTGAGATA GAGAGCTTAATGATCAATACCTTGCAGTTTAATCTTTCAGTGCCTACTCCTTATGTCTTCATGAGGCGCTTTCTTAAAGCTGCTCAATCTAATAAAAAG TTGGAGCTTCTATCCTTCTTTATCGTTGAGTCGTGCCTCGTCGAGTATGAAATGCTTAGGTTCCCCCCGTCTCTCTTAGCAGCAGCAGCAATCTTTACTGCACAATGCTCTGTCAATGGGTTCAAGAAGTGGACTAAGACATGCGAGAGGCATACAAACTACACTGAAGATCAGCTTTTGTAA